A genomic window from Fusarium oxysporum Fo47 chromosome VIII, complete sequence includes:
- a CDS encoding glycosyl hydrolases family 43-domain-containing protein, whose product MPQVTNPILPGFNPDPSICRVGDDYYIATSTFEWFPGVQIHHSKDLANWTLIVRPVNRKSQLDMRGEPDSCGVWAPCLTHDGDKFWLVYTDVKRKDGSFKDAHNYIITAPAIEGPWSDPVYANSSGFDPSLFHDDDGRKWFNNMTWDHRARPHLFSGIFLQEFDPKQGKLVGPKKNIFKGTDLAYVEGSHLYKRNGWYYLSTAEGGTGYTHAMTLARSRNIWGPYEVHPQKHVVTSKDAPNAALQRAGHADIVDTPDGKTYIVHLTGRPVTQKRRSVLGRETAIQEAYWGDDDWLYIKNGPVPSLHVDLPAARDDTAYWEEKRYTFTDKLHIDFQWLRTPEPERIFNIKNNQLSLIGRESVGSWFEQALVARRQTHFSYDAETVITYSPEDERQFAGLTAYYCRFNFFYLTVTATAAGQRELQIISSEESFPIGRLERPFAEPVEIPNEGKVRLAVSVRAGSTLQFYYALEGQELKEIGPVYDASILSDECGGHPKDGSFTGAFVGMACSDVNGLAKEAQFDYFVYRPVHDKLDRYEI is encoded by the coding sequence ATGCCACAGGTCACAAACCCCATCCTTCCGGGCTTCAATCCCGACCCGTCAATCTGCCGCGTCGGCGATGACTACTACATCGCTACATCCACCTTTGAGTGGTTCCCCGGCGTTCAGATCCATCACTCCAAAGACCTCGCCAACTGGACTCTCATCGTGCGTCCAGTGAACCGCAAGAGTCAGCTCGACATGCGCGGTGAGCCTGATAGCTGCGGTGTCTGGGCGCCCTGCCTGACGCACGATGGAGACAAGTTCTGGCTCGTGTACACGGACGTCAAGCGCAAGGACGGTTCGTTCAAGGATGCGCATAACTACATTATCACTGCGCCTGCTATCGAGGGGCCGTGGAGTGATCCTGTGTACGCTAATTCCTCTGGCTTTGATCCATCGCTGTTTCATGACGATGACGGTCGCAAATGGTTCAACAACATGACCTGGGATCATCGCGCTCGGCCTCATCTATTCTCTGGTATCTTTCTTCAAGAGTTCGATCCCAAGCAGGGTAAACTCGTGggaccaaagaagaacaTATTCAAGGGCACAGATCTGGCTTATGTTGAGGGATCGCATTTATATAAGCGCAATGGATGGTACTACCTCTCTACAGCAGAGGGTGGCACAGGCTACACCCATGCCATGACCCTCGCGCGATCACGAAACATCTGGGGTCCTTATGAAGTTCATCCCCAGAAACACGTCGTCACTTCAAAAGATGCACCCAACGCAGCGCTCCAAAGAGCTGGACACGCTGATATCGTGGATACACCCGATGGCAAGACCTACATCGTGCATTTGACCGGGCGCCCTGTTACCCAAAAGCGACGTTCAGTCTTGGGTCGAGAAACAGCTATTCAAGAAGCTTACTGGGGCGATGACGACTGGCTGTACATCAAGAACGGTCCCGTCCCAAGTCTTCACGTAGATCTCCCTGCTGCACGCGACGACACAGCGTACTGGGAAGAAAAGCGATATACTTTTACCGACAAACTCCATATTGACTTCCAATGGCTACGAACACCTGAACCAGAgcgcatcttcaacatcaagaacaaccaACTCAGTCTCATCGGTCGAGAGTCCGTCGGTTCATGGTTCGAACAAGCCCTCGTCGCGCGTCGTCAAACCCACTTCTCCTACGACGCCGAAACGGTGATAACCTACTCCCCAGAAGACGAGCGCCAATTCGCCGGTCTAACAGCCTACTACTGCcgcttcaacttcttctacCTAACCGTAaccgccaccgccgccgGCCAACGCGAGCTACAGATCATCTCCTCCGAAGAGTCATTCCCAATAGGTCGTCTAGAGCGTCCCTTCGCCGAGCCCGTGGAAATTCCCAACGAGGGCAAGGTTCGACTTGCGGTTAGTGTTCGTGCGGGAAGCACACTTCAGTTTTACTACGCTCTTGAAGGGCAGGAGTTGAAGGAGATTGGACCTGTGTATGATGCTTCTATCTTGTCAGATGAGTGTGGAGGACATCCTAAGGATGGAAGTTTCACGGGTGCGTTTGTGGGCATGGCGTGTTCGGATGTTAATGGGCTTGCGAAGGAGGCGCAGTTTGATTATTTTGTTTATAGGCCTGTGCATGATAAGTTGGATCGATATGAGATATAG